A stretch of Geoalkalibacter sp. DNA encodes these proteins:
- a CDS encoding mycofactocin system FadH/OYE family oxidoreductase 2, which translates to MMFDYLFSPIKLGQVELKNRISFQPHLTNFAEHCMPSERHMYYWGERAKGGAGLIITEEMSVHPTDTAYEKLVEAFHAEVIPGFRKITDYVHQYDAKIFCQLNHNGQQCDGSISRLPVWAPSPMPDVLFRETPKEMEPEDIEEVCRYFAKSAVHVREGGFDGVELQFGHSSLARQFLSPLTNFRSDEFGGSLENRMRAPLMFIEAVRKAVGKDFTLGIRLCADEMIPGGLDLGQIQEIGARFEASGLIDFMDLSIATFYNLYLVEGSMHTPLGYTIPLAAGMREKLKLPVFCTGRINDPVMAEKVLANGQADMIGMCRALICDPFLPKKAQEGRLADIRYCVGDNQGCIGRMGINRTLGCIQNPAVGLEKEWGEGTLKPAPVKKKVMVVGGGPAGLWAAKMAGRRGHRVDLYDRNDNLGGQVLTAMKGAGRDEFGVIIRNEKDQVDKAGVKVHLQQELTPEQILKENPDVVVVATGSQPKSRPVGGADGPAVFNVWQVLDGKPELGEKICLIDYDGHHRATSTAERLADLGKTVHIITSSLFVGAELGPTQDLYLTRQRLLQKGVTFTPDIAVMEVGGEAGAKEIKGFNVYSNQWQTWGPFDSVVLAMGQQVDADLYFALKGKVKELYRIGDCVAPRKVDMAIWEGHKTGRSI; encoded by the coding sequence ATGATGTTCGATTACCTGTTCTCGCCCATCAAACTCGGCCAGGTGGAGCTGAAAAACCGCATCTCCTTTCAGCCGCACCTGACCAATTTCGCCGAGCACTGCATGCCCAGCGAGCGCCATATGTATTATTGGGGCGAGCGGGCCAAGGGCGGCGCGGGCCTGATCATCACCGAAGAGATGAGCGTGCACCCCACGGACACCGCCTACGAAAAACTGGTGGAGGCCTTTCACGCCGAAGTCATTCCGGGCTTTCGCAAGATCACCGACTACGTGCATCAGTACGACGCAAAAATCTTCTGCCAGCTCAACCACAACGGCCAGCAGTGCGACGGCAGCATCTCGCGTCTGCCGGTGTGGGCGCCAAGCCCCATGCCCGACGTGCTGTTTCGCGAGACGCCCAAGGAGATGGAGCCCGAGGACATCGAGGAGGTGTGCCGCTACTTCGCCAAGAGCGCGGTGCATGTGCGCGAAGGTGGGTTCGACGGCGTCGAGTTGCAATTCGGCCATTCGAGTCTGGCGCGTCAGTTTCTTTCGCCGCTGACCAACTTCCGATCGGATGAATTCGGCGGCAGCCTGGAAAACCGCATGCGCGCGCCCCTCATGTTCATCGAGGCGGTGCGCAAGGCGGTGGGCAAGGACTTCACCCTCGGCATCCGCCTGTGCGCCGACGAGATGATACCCGGCGGCCTGGACCTGGGCCAGATCCAGGAGATCGGCGCCCGCTTCGAGGCCTCGGGCCTCATCGACTTCATGGATCTCTCCATCGCCACCTTCTACAACCTCTACCTGGTGGAAGGTTCCATGCACACGCCGCTGGGCTACACCATCCCCCTGGCGGCGGGCATGCGCGAAAAGCTCAAGCTGCCGGTGTTCTGCACCGGGCGCATCAACGATCCGGTCATGGCCGAGAAGGTGCTGGCCAACGGCCAGGCCGACATGATCGGCATGTGCCGCGCCCTGATCTGCGACCCCTTCCTGCCGAAAAAAGCTCAGGAGGGCCGGCTGGCGGACATCCGCTACTGCGTCGGCGACAACCAGGGCTGCATCGGCCGCATGGGCATCAACCGCACCCTGGGCTGCATTCAGAACCCCGCGGTGGGCCTCGAAAAAGAATGGGGCGAGGGCACCCTCAAGCCCGCGCCGGTGAAGAAGAAAGTCATGGTGGTGGGCGGCGGTCCCGCCGGCCTGTGGGCGGCGAAAATGGCGGGTCGGCGCGGCCACCGGGTCGATCTCTACGATCGCAACGACAACCTCGGCGGTCAGGTGCTGACCGCCATGAAGGGTGCCGGACGCGACGAGTTCGGCGTGATCATCCGCAACGAGAAGGACCAGGTCGACAAGGCCGGGGTCAAAGTACACCTGCAGCAGGAACTGACCCCTGAGCAGATTCTCAAGGAAAACCCCGACGTCGTGGTGGTCGCCACCGGCAGCCAACCCAAAAGCCGGCCCGTGGGCGGCGCCGACGGCCCGGCGGTGTTCAACGTCTGGCAGGTGCTCGACGGAAAGCCCGAGTTGGGCGAGAAGATCTGCCTCATCGACTACGACGGCCACCACCGCGCCACCTCCACCGCCGAGCGCCTTGCCGATCTAGGCAAGACGGTGCACATCATCACCTCGAGTCTGTTCGTCGGCGCCGAGCTTGGCCCCACCCAGGATCTCTACCTGACCCGTCAGCGCCTGCTGCAAAAGGGCGTGACCTTCACCCCCGACATCGCGGTGATGGAGGTCGGCGGCGAAGCGGGCGCCAAGGAAATCAAGGGGTTCAACGTCTATTCCAACCAGTGGCAGACCTGGGGTCCCTTTGACTCGGTGGTGCTGGCCATGGGCCAGCAGGTCGACGCCGATCTGTATTTCGCCCTCAAGGGCAAGGTCAAGGAACTCTACCGCATCGGCGACTGCGTGGCGCCGCGCAAGGTCGACATGGCCATCTGGGAAGGCCACAAGACCGGGAGGTCCATCTGA
- a CDS encoding electron transfer flavoprotein subunit alpha/FixB family protein: protein MAFGGSLQPFAPGPVLAVLELPGGELEETGKGLLSEASRLAKKLDVSWSALCFAGFAAEVPEQCGAYGLARLLVLPSSAAVADAPDLQAALIAQAARAQGAGVVLLPHNDLGHALAPLLAAQLGGPLFTEAVATARDDQGLKLMRRALGKRVQEAWFWNGQGTLVLTVHPQILSAALLPSMKRVTPEQIELAAQENQTPAKTRIIERIPPDPQTVDVSEAEVIFSAGLGCNQACFEQLRELCRLLNVSLGVTRPVYDLGWTGFERMVGQTGKTVAPRLYVALGISGSMHHIGGIKDSRRIISLNIDPKVPIFPNSDEGFVADLNAVMPLLLEKVRAAAGGAA from the coding sequence ATGGCCTTCGGCGGATCTCTCCAACCCTTCGCGCCGGGGCCGGTGCTGGCGGTGCTTGAGCTGCCCGGCGGCGAACTCGAGGAAACCGGCAAGGGCCTGCTCAGCGAGGCGTCGCGCCTGGCGAAAAAGCTTGACGTCTCCTGGTCGGCTCTGTGCTTTGCCGGCTTTGCCGCCGAGGTGCCGGAGCAGTGCGGCGCCTATGGCCTGGCGCGCCTGCTGGTGCTGCCGAGCAGCGCGGCGGTGGCCGATGCCCCCGATCTGCAAGCGGCGCTCATCGCCCAGGCGGCGCGCGCCCAGGGCGCCGGCGTGGTGCTGCTGCCGCACAACGATCTCGGTCATGCCCTGGCGCCCCTGCTGGCGGCGCAGCTGGGCGGCCCCCTCTTCACCGAGGCCGTCGCCACGGCGCGCGACGACCAGGGGCTCAAGCTCATGCGCCGCGCCCTGGGCAAGCGCGTGCAGGAAGCCTGGTTCTGGAACGGCCAGGGCACCCTGGTGTTGACGGTCCATCCGCAGATTCTCAGCGCGGCGCTGTTGCCCTCCATGAAGCGCGTGACGCCCGAGCAGATCGAACTCGCCGCCCAGGAAAACCAAACCCCGGCCAAAACCCGCATCATCGAGCGCATCCCGCCCGACCCGCAGACCGTCGACGTGTCCGAAGCCGAAGTGATCTTCAGCGCCGGGCTGGGCTGCAATCAGGCCTGCTTCGAGCAGTTGCGCGAGCTCTGCCGGCTGCTCAATGTTTCCCTGGGCGTCACCCGACCGGTGTACGACCTGGGCTGGACGGGCTTTGAGCGCATGGTCGGGCAGACCGGAAAAACCGTGGCGCCGCGCCTCTATGTGGCGTTGGGCATCTCGGGATCCATGCACCACATCGGCGGCATCAAGGACTCGCGCCGCATCATCAGCCTCAACATCGATCCCAAGGTGCCGATCTTCCCCAATTCGGATGAAGGCTTCGTCGCCGACCTCAACGCGGTCATGCCGCTGTTGCTGGAGAAGGTCAGAGCCGCTGCCGGAGGTGCCGCATGA